ccaggggggacccaggcgtccggaggggacccaggcatccgggggggacccaggcatccgggggggacccaggcgtccgggcgctGCTCACTTGCGCTGGTTCCGCTGGGTCCTGCCCCCCGGAGGGTCCCCAGGGACTATTTATGCCCAAAcgccccccagaccccccctcccccgcaAGGGACCGGGGACAAGTTcgggacccaggtgtccggcggggggaggggaggccgcggggggacccaggcgtccgggccggGCGGCACTTGCCGATggtccctgggtgtcccctcCCCCCGGTTATTTTTAGCCCCCCCAAAGGTCTCGAGGAAAGGACACGGTAACACGAGACCCTccccccccccggacgcctgggtcccccggagacacccggacgcctgggtcccctcttggtgtctcccggatgcctgggtcctccttctttgGGAGGAATCTCCCGGACGCCTGAGTCCCTCTTGGGggggtctcccggacgcctgggtcccctttttcgagtgggggagggggggtctcccggacgcctgggtccccttttggggtctcccggacgcctgggtcccctttcgGTGGCGCTCgcggcgccccctggcggccgcGCGGGAGCAGCACCGGCCCCCGGGCCCCATGGCGGGGGGGATGGGCccggggggaggggcggcggcTCTGACCACTTCCCGGGGAAGTTCccgccggggggggcggggcccggacgcctgggtccctcggcCGGGGATGGGGGAGGGGCAGCGCTGGTTACCGGTTCTGGGGGTCGCGCCCACCCCCCCCGGTTACCCACAAtgcagcggggcggggggtgagGGAAAGAAcggcggggggaggggccgaactcctgggtccttcctgagtccctcccgaactcctgggtccctcccgaactcctgggtcccctcccggactcctgggctccccccggactcctgggtccctcccgaactcctgggtccctcccggactcctgggtccccccggactcctgggtcccctcccggactcctgggtccctcccgaactcctgggtccccccgaactcctgggtccctcccgaactcctgggctccccccgaactcctgggtccctcccggactcctgggtccccccgaactcctgggtcctcccgGACTCTTGGGtcctcccggactcctgggtccctcccgaactcctgggtccccccgaactcctgggtccctcccggactcctgggtccctcccgaactcctgggtccctcccggactcctgggctcccccgaactcctgggtccctcccgaactcctgggtccctcccgaactcctgggtccctcccggactcctgggtccctcccgaactcctgggtccctcccggactcctgggctccccccggactcctgggtccctcccgaactcctgggtccctcccggactcctgggctccccccgaactcctgggtccctcccggactcctgggtccccccggactcctgggtccctcccggactcctgggtccctcccgaactcctgggtccctcccggactcctaggtccccccgaactcctgggtccctcccggactcctgggtccctcccggactcctgggtcccctcccggactcctgggtccccccggactcctgggtccctcccggactcctgggtccctcccggactcccGGGTTCTCCCCCCGCTCCAACGGGCCGCGGggcccctccccctcccccgccccggggcagGAAGTGAAACCGCCGCCCCTCCCCCTCCCGGAAAGTCCCGCCCGGGGCCGACTcagccccgcggggcggggggaggggtgCGCGCGGGGGTCCCagcgcccccgcccccgccttGGGGGCGCTCGCGGCCCCTTTGcccgggggggggaggggcccccccccccaccgCCGTTATGGGGCGCGCGCTCCGCGGGGAAAGGGGCGTGTccgccaggccccgcccccggccccgcccccggccccgcccccggccccgctaTGAAAAGCCGCCGCctcgcgccgccgcccggcccgtcctcgcgccgccgccgccgccgccgccgccgccccgctcgcGCACGCGCAgcggaggccccgccccctcctccTCGGCTCCGCCCCCTccgggccccgccccgccccgcgcggcgcCGCCCCCCGCGCTCCCGTTCCCGCCGGCGCCATGAGCGGGTGGGCGCCGTACGTGGAGACGCTGCTGGCGGACGGCACGTGCCAGGACGCCGCCATCGTGGGATATCGCGACACGCCCGCGGTCTGGGCCGCGGCCCCGGGCAAGACCTTCGCCAACATCACGGTGAGGGAGCGCAACGGGGACGGGACGGCGACGGGACGGGGGGGGAAAGGCGTTTCCCGCCTTCCACggcggggacccaggcgtccgggagggggcggggcttgagGCATCACCCCCCCGGCGATGGGCACCGCGGAGGgacaaaaaaggcagaaaaacgCGAAAGTTGCCAGCGTGGCCCGGCCCCCCCCcttggagagagggagggacccaggagttcggggggggaacccaggagttcggggtgggggggacccaggagttcggggggggggggggggggacccaggagttcaacAGGGACTCggggggaggggacccaggagttcggggggggaacacccaggagttctgggtggggggacccaggagttcgggggcgggggaacccaggagttcggggggggggacccaggagttcggggggggggggggacccaggagttcaacAGGGACTCggggggaggggacccaggagttcaacagggacccaggagttccgggggaggggacccaggagttcggggtggggggacccaggagttcaacaggaacccaggagttcggggggggggggatccaggagttcgggggggggacccaggagttcaacagggacccaggagttcgggagggagACTCAGGAGTTCAGGAAGGgttccccctccccccacccaaAATCTGGCTGCCCCCCTTCCCGCTTTTAAGAGgggtcccgaactcctgggttccccccgaactcctgggtctgCTGAAAAGGAGGGGGGGAGGGGTCcctaaaaaacagaaaaaaaaaaaaaatgcgcGGAATGTGGCCACTTCccggtgggggaggggcggccgggGCTTCCtgtgggggaggggcggcgcGCGCGCATCCCCCCCTTCCCCcgtccccggacgcctgggtccccccgcggAAAtcgggggagggggggaggaaGTTGTGGGGGGGCCCAtgttgggggggagggggagggaccccggatgcctgggtccctcccgaacgcctgggtcccttataAGGTCATAAAATGGATGGGAGGGTCATGGGGGGGGGATGGGGGTTAtggcccggacgcctgggtcccatCTGGGGTCATGGAGGGGGGTCCCTCctgaacacctgggtccctcccgaacgccgGGGTCCCTCCCTGAACTCTGGGGTCCCTTCCGAACGCCGGGGTCCCTCctgaacacctgggtccctcccgaacgccgGGGTCCCTCCCTGAACGccggggtccctcccggacgcctgggtccctcccgaacgccgGGGTCCCTCCCTGAACGccggggtccctcccggacgccaGGGTCCCTCAGCACActtgggtccctcccgaacgccggggtccctcccgaacgcctgggtccctcagcaTActtgggtccctcctgaacgccggggtccctcccgaacgccggggtccctcccgaacgcctgggtccctcagcaTActtgggtccctcctgaacgccggggtccctcccgaacACTGGGGTCCCTCAGCACACTTGGGTCCCTCCCTGAActctgggtccctcccgaacgccgGGGTCCCTCAGCACActtgggtccctcccgaacgccggggtccctcccgaacACTGGGGTCCCTCCCGAATGCCGGGGTCCCTCAGCACACTTGGGTCCCTCCGAACGCCGGGGTCCCTCAGCACActtgggtccctcccaaacGCTGGGGTCCCTCAGCACActtgggtccctcccgaacgcctgggtccctctgaacgccggggtccctcccgaacgccgGGGTCCCTCAGCACACTTGGGTCCCTCTGAACGccggggtccctcccgaacgccgGGGTCCCTCCGAACGCCGGGGTCCCtccgaacgcctgggtccctccggTTGTTgcgcggggggctgggggcgccCCTGACCTTGCCCTCGGCCCCGCGCAGCCGGCCGAGGTGGCGGCGCTGGTGGGCCCCGAGCGGGGGCCGCTGCTGGTGCAGGGGCTGACCCTGGGCGGGCTGCGCTGCTCCGTGATCCGCGACTCGCTGCTGGTGGAGGGCGAGCACAGCATGGACCTGCGCAGCAAGAGCCCCCCGGGGGCGCCCACCTTCAACATCACGGCCACCATCACCAACAAGAGTGAGTGACCCCcggaccccaaacccctgaaccccagacccccccaaaccccccgaaccccaaaccccccccaaacccccacctTCAACATCACGGCCACCATCACCAACGAGAGTGAGTGACCCCAagccccctgaacccccaaaaccccctgagccccccaccATCAACCAACAAGAGTGAAACCCCCCCGAAACCTGCCAtagccccccatagcccccccacCTTCAGCATCCCCCTGAGTgacccccccatgacccccctcccccccccccgggCACCTTCGCCCCGAGTGTCCAAGCGGGgaccccccacgtcccccacccccaggtccccttGGAGGGGTCACCCCAGGTCACCCCACCCCCAGAACCCCCGTGGCCATCCCTGGGGGTCACCCctcccccacacaccccccgtgacccctcccccaccccgTGACCCCTCCCCCACCTGATGACCCCCCCGCAGCCATCGTGCTGGTGATGGGCAAGGAGGGGGTCCCatccccctcccccaccccgtGACCCTCCCCCCGCAGCCATCGTGCTGGTGATGGGCAAGGAGGGCGTCCACGGCGGCGTCGTCAACAAGAAGTGCTACGACATGGCCGCCCACCTGCGGCGCTCCCAGTACTGAGGGACCGGCCCCCGGGCCCCCCGGGACCAGCAGGAGCCTCCAGGGACCACCAGGAcctgcccctcccccccgcTGCCggcagcaaaataaagaaagagcCTGTGGGGAGACAACGTgtggggcagatgtggggctgggggtggggcagatgtggggctgggggggtggggcagatgtggggctggggggggtggggcagatgtggggctgggggggggtgaggcagatgtggggctgggggggcagatgtggggctggggggggtggggcagctgtggggctgggggggtggggcagatgtggggcgggggggtggggcagatgtggggctggggggggggtggggcagGGACCGGATATGTGGGGCTGGGATGAGCTGTGTGAGCAGTTGACATgggggtgtggggctgggatatGGGGCTGGGATCAGAgctgtggggatgggggtgCGGGGTGGgttgtggggctgggatggggatgtggggctgggagcagatGTGTGGGGCAGAACCTGGCGGGGATGCGGGGCTTGCTTGGGATGtgtggggcagagctgtggggtgtgtccccatctcccggacacctgggtccctcccggacgccggggtccAAGGTCGGCGCCACACCCGGGGGTCAGAGGTCGCAGCCACGtcaccccctcccccaccccagaCGCGCAGGAGCCGCGGGTGGGGGCGGGGCCCGCGCTGGGGGCAGGACGGGGACACGTGTGGGGCCGGGGGACACGTGTGGGGCCGGGGGACACGTGTGGGGCAGAGCAGACGGGGGGGTGGGGCCGTGGGGCGGAAGCGGCTCCGGCTCGTTTGGCCCTTTTAAGGGCAGCGGCTGCGGcgcttcccctccccccccgtGAGTCacggcccggacgcctgggtcccttgtggggaggggcccggacgcctgggtcccttgtggGGAGGGGCCCGGACGAGCCCCATGGTGGGAACTGGTGGGTGgatgggggacccaggcgttcgggcccCATAAGTGCTCCAGCCCGGCTATGGGGGTGGATGTGGGGCAGCCATGGGGCGGGATGTGGGGCAGTTATGGGGCGGGATGTGGGGCAGCCATGGGGCGGCTGTTCCATCCCCTCCCCGCTGTCTGGGGTCACCGAGGGGTCACGCCctgacccccagtgacccccgcGCTCTCCGGCCACGGCGGCgcccgggaggggcggggcctcggcaAAGCCCGCCCACCGCGCAGCCAATCCCCGCCGCCTACCCTTCCCGCCTAAACACCCTCCGCCAATGAGGAGCGGCGCGACGCTCACGGACAGCTCGCGCCTTCAGGGGCGAAGCCACGCCCCCGGTCCCGCCCCTTTAGGCGAAGCCACGCCCCCTACCAGGGCCACGCCTTCGTCCCGCCCTCCgtgcaggccccgccccctccgccggAAGCCCCGCCCCCTGTGGCGCGCAGGCGCTCGGCGCAGGCGCAGTGCCGGCCCGAGTCACCTTGGGGTCCGGACCCCCCGGGTCCCCGCGCCCGCCggtccccgcgccccccgcgccccccggtCCCCGCGCCCCCCGGTCCCCGCGCCCCCCGGTCCCGAtggcggcggctccggcggctccggcggctCCGGCCGAGCGGCCCAAGACGTCCCCGAAGTCCGTGAAGTTCCTGTTCGGCGGCCTGGCCGGGTGAGACACCCCGAaccgggaccccaaaaccggGACCCCCGAACCGGGACCCCCGAACCGGGACCCCAAAAACCGGGACCCCCGAACCGGAACCCTAAAACCGGGACCCCCGAACCGGGACCCCAAAAACCGGGACCCCCGAACTGTGACCCCCGAACCGGGACCCCCGAaccgggaccccaaaaccgggaccccaaaaccgggaccccaaaaccgTGAACCCCGAACCGGGACCCCAAAAaccgggaccccaaaaccggGACCCCCGAACCGGGACCCCAAAAaccgggaccccaaaaccgggaccccaaaaaccgggacccccaaactggcaccccccaaacccaaactgCCCCCGAACCGGACAGGGCTCAGGCTGATTCTGGGGTGTCTCCCTGTGATCTTTGGGGCGAATCGTCGCGTTTTCGGCTCAGGATGGGCGCCACGGTGGCCGTGCAGGGCCGGGCTGGGTTTCGGGGTGTCTCGCTGTGATCTTTGGGGCGAATCGTCCCGTTTTCGGCTCAGGATGGGCGCCACGGTGTTCGTGCAGCCGCTGGACCTGGTGAAGAACCGGATGCAGCTcagcggggagggggcgcgAACCCGCGAGTTCCCCACGAGCTTCCACGCGGTGGCCGCGATCCTGAGGAGAGAGGGGCTGCGGGGGATCTACACCGGGTACCCCGAAATACTGAACCCCTAAACCTGcctgggcaccccaaaacccccctgaaCCCACCCGGGaacccctgagccccccaaaccccactgagccccccaagccccccggGTCCATTGTGGCTGCGGTGTCTCCACTCCGGGTACCCCAAAAATACTGAACCCCTAAACCtgcctggggaccccaaaacccccctgaaccccattgaacccccccaagccccccggGTCCATTGTGAGACAGGAGGGGCTGCGGGGTCTCCACACCGGGTACCCCAAAAATACTGAACCCCTAAACCtgcctggggaccccaaaacccccctgaaCCCACCCGGGaacccctgagccccccaaaccccactgagccccccaagccccccggGTCCATTGTGGCTGCGGGGTCTCCACTCCGGGTACCCCAAAAATACTGAACCCCTAAACCtgcctggggaccccaaaacccccctgaaCCCACCTGGGaacccctgagccccccaaaccccactgagccccccaagccccccggGTCCATTGTGAGACAGGAGGGGCTGCGGGGTCTCCACACCGGATACCCCAAAAATACTGAACCCCTAAACCtgcctggggaccccaaaagcaCCCCTGAACCCCATTGaacccccccaagccccccggggctccccaagCCCCCCGGGTCCATTGTGGCTGTGGGGTCTCCACTCCGGGTACCCCAAAAATACTGAACCCCTAAACCtgcctggggaccccaaaacccccctgaaCCCACCCAGGaacccctgagccccccaaaccccactgagccccccaagccccccggGTCCATTGTGAGACAGGAGGGGCTGCGGGGTCTCCACACCGGGTACCCCAAAAATACTGAACCCCTAAACCtgcctggggaccccaaaacccccctgaaCCCACCCGGGaacccctgagccccccaaaccccactgagccccccaagccccccggGTCCATTGTGGCTGCGGGGTCTCCACACCGGGTACCCCGAAAACCCCGAAGCCCCGGGaccctgggacccccaacccCCAGGGAGCCCCAGACCGGgaggggggtcccggggctggTTTCGAGGGGGTTCTATGGAGGTTTTGTGGCTCTTGGCCtcatttttggggtgtcctgcTCCACTTTTGGGGCTCTTGTCGGGGccttggggggtgggggggatttAATGGGGCCCCGGGGCTGGTTTTAGGGCTCCCAGGGCTGGTTTTCGGGGCAGTTCTATGGGACTTTGGGGCTGCATTTGGGTCATTTCTTGCCATTTctcccccatttttggggtgtctcaccccatttttggggtccccaggctGTCGGCCGGTCTGCTCCCCCAGGCCACGTACACGACCAGCCGCCTGGGGCTGGTTTTAGGGCTCCCAGGGCTGGTTTTCGGGGCAGTTCTATGGGACTTTGGGGCTGCATTTGGGTCATTTTTTGCCGTCTCTCCCCCATTTTCGGGGTGTCTCACCCCATTTTCGGGGTGCCTGTCCCCCCCAGGCTGTCGGCCGGTCTGTTCCCCCAGGCCACGTACACGACCACCCGCCTGGGGCCGgtttttggggtcctggggctgTTTTCTGGGGTGGTTTCATGGGGATTTCAGGCAGTTCTATGGGACTTTGGGGCTGGATTCGGgtgtttttttcacatttctcccccatttttggggtcccctgtgCCCCAGCCTCTTGGCCGGTCTGCTCCCCCAGGCCACGTACACGACCACGCGGCTGGGGCTGGTTTTTGGGATCCCAGGGCTGGTTTTCGGGGCAGTTCTATGGGACTTTGGGGCTGCATTTGGGTCATTTCTTGCCATCTCCCCCCCATTTTCGGGGTGCCTCACCCCATTTTCGGGGTCCCCAGGCTGTCGGCCGGCCTGCTGCGCCAGGCCACGTACACGACCACGCGGCTGGGCATCTACACGGTGCTGCTGGAGCGGCTGGGCGGCGCGGACGGCTCGCCGCCGCCGTTCCTGGCCAAGGCCGCCATGGGCATGAcggccggggccgccggcgCCTTCGTGGGGACGCCGGCCGAGGTGGCGCTGATCCGCATGACGGCCGACGGACGGTGAGCGGCCGGACACACGGACGGGGCGGGAACTACCACCCACGGCGGGGTCTGACCCAAACGGCGGGGTCTGACCCCAAACGGCGGGGTCTGACCCAAACCGTGGGGGTCTGACCCCAAACGGCGGGGTCTGACCCAAACCGTGGGGGTCTGACCCCAAACCGTGGGGGTCTGACCCAAACCGTGGGGGTCTGACCCAAACCGTAGGGGTCTGACCCCAAACGGCGGGGTCTGACCCAAACCGTGGGGGTCTGACCCAAACCGTAGGGGTCTGACCCCAAACGGCGGGGTCTGACCCAAACCGTGGGGGTCTGACCCAAACCGTGGGGGTCTGACCCCAAACGGTGGGGGTCTGACCCCAAACGGTGGGGTTCTGACCCAAACCGTGGGGGTCTGACCCAAACCATGGGGGTCTGACCCCAAACGGCGGGGGTCTGACCCAAACCGCGGGGGTCTGACCCAAACCGTGGGGGTCTGACCCCAAACGGCGGGGTCTGACCCAAACAGCGGGTTCTGACCCAAACCGTGGGGTTCTGACCCAAACCGTGGGGTTCTGACCCCAAACAGCGGGGTCTGACCCAAACCGTGGGGGTCTGAACCAAACGGCGGGGTCTGACCCAAACCATGGGGTTCTGACCCCAAACGGCGGGGTCTGACCCAAACTGTGGGGGTCTGAACCAAACACTGGGGTTCTGACCCCAAACGGCGGGTTTTTGCCCGAACCGGCGGGGTTTCGCCCCAAACAGTGGGCTTTGCCCGAACCGGCGGGGTTTCGCCCCAAATGGTGCGTTTTACCCAAACGGGCGGGGTTTTGCCCCAAACCGGCGGGGTTTCGCCCCAAACGGCGGGGTTTGCCCGGACCGGCGGGGTTTCGCCCCAGACGGCGGGCTTTGCCCGGACCAGCGGGGTTTCGCCCCAAACGGCGGGCTTTGCCCGGACCGGCGGGGTTTCGCCCCAAACGGCGGGCTTTGCCCGGACCGGCGGGGTTTCGCCCCAAACGGCGGGGTTTGCCCGGACCGGCGGGGTTTGCCCGGACCGGCGGGGTTTCACCCCAGACGGCGGGCTTTGCCCGGACCGGCGGGGTTTCGCCCCAAACGCcgctgttccccaggctgccccCCGAGCAGCGCCGCGGGTACCGGAACGTGCTGGACGCGCTGGTGCGGATGGCACGGGAGGAGGGGATCGGAACACTCTGGAGGGTacggggggaccccgaaacctgagaccctcaccccaaaacccaccctgaCCTCCCCGTGACCGCCCCATTGACCCTCTGACCCCCCGTtcaaaccctgaaccccctgGAGGGAACggtggggaccccaaaacccaccctgacccccctgTGACTCCTTGACctccctgtgaccccccccccgTGATCCTGTGAACCCCAAACCTGCCGGGGGGGGAACCCcacactgggggggacacacagggggCCGGGGGGTCAGGAggatttggggacccccccacaccccacatTCCCAGGGCTGCATCCCCACCATGGCTCACACCGGGGGtcggggtggttttggggttcaggtttttggggtgccccgTTTCCAGGGCTGCATCCCCACCATGGCTCACACTGGGTGCAGGGGATGGTTTTGGGGTTcgggtttttggggtgccccgTTTCCAGGGCTGCATCCCCACCATGGCTCACACTGGGTGCAGGGgatggttttggggttcaggtttttggggtgccccgTTTCCAGGGCTGCATCCCCACCATGGCTCACACTGGGTgcagggggg
This window of the Caloenas nicobarica isolate bCalNic1 chromosome 30, bCalNic1.hap1, whole genome shotgun sequence genome carries:
- the PFN1 gene encoding profilin-1 isoform X1: MSGWAPYVETLLADGTCQDAAIVGYRDTPAVWAAAPGKTFANITPAEVAALVGPERGPLLVQGLTLGGLRCSVIRDSLLVEGEHSMDLRSKSPPGAPTFNITATITNKTIVLVMGKEGVHGGVVNKKCYDMAAHLRRSQY
- the PFN1 gene encoding profilin-1 isoform X2, with the translated sequence MSGWAPYVETLLADGTCQDAAIVGYRDTPAVWAAAPGKTFANITPAEVAALVGPERGPLLVQGLTLGGLRCSVIRDSLLVEGEHSMDLRSKSPPGAPTFNITATITNKTIVLVMGKEGVPSPSPTP
- the SLC25A11 gene encoding mitochondrial 2-oxoglutarate/malate carrier protein: MAAAPAAPAAPAERPKTSPKSVKFLFGGLAGMGATVFVQPLDLVKNRMQLSGEGARTREFPTSFHAVAAILRREGLRGIYTGLSAGLLRQATYTTTRLGIYTVLLERLGGADGSPPPFLAKAAMGMTAGAAGAFVGTPAEVALIRMTADGRLPPEQRRGYRNVLDALVRMAREEGIGTLWRGCIPTMARAVVVNAAQLASYSQSKQFLLDSGRFRDDILCHFCASMISGLVTTAASMPVDIVKTRIQNMRTIDGKPEYRNGLEVLVRVVRLEGLPALWKGFTPYYARLGPHTVLTFIFLEQLNRAYGRLFLSP